One window of Sulfurospirillum sp. 1612 genomic DNA carries:
- a CDS encoding AAA domain-containing protein — MNIDKYLILINDKDKTQEIEKIDVEANKIKIKYTTNNKIYLYNKHKVSILQDPKPIDPNAYLIYLGEVCLFNISKILDFKTHLRIFHDNGKVFTYNKANLRFEKNALMYVNTKNTLLYLKELAKSIKNEENDFLDKQYEKIDYISEDSIFAKYLRREPIQKNNFNRVKIFPFGLNLSQEMAVNQALTNQMSIIEGPPGTGKTQTILNIIANLMMNNNTVAVVSNNNAAIQNIFDKLDAKDLSFFTAMLGNKDNQEAFFLNQNEDYPKMQNISKTDFVLEQKKLEEDIEHIKTLLHAHNQLAKLSQELDSLLIEQKYFMRLYTLKAISIDDEQYFLNYTLEEIISFWADLEDLQSQNKTVNLFFKIKAIWKYRLFHFSIYSHPIDDIIIFLQKCFYIIRARTLNKEILELKNLLKNSNFEALLEQHRTKSMALFKSYLSKRYDYKMKRTRFDSDILWKDFNSFIKEYPVILSTTHSLKNCTGKNFLYDYLIIDEASQVDIVAGGLALSCARNVVVVGDLKQLPHIIPRELKNQIDSIFDHYSLNPSYHYANNLLLSVSKLFNEVPRTLLKEHYRCHPKIIDFCNKKFYNNELIILTKDTKKTSSPLILYNTAEGNHARGKYNQRQIDIIKNEILTRLHVDSLGIISPFRKQIDKLCEEINQNANIEIDTVHKYQGREKDVIIITTVVDQENEFADDPNLLNVAISRAKDQLYVVISDDQKNKNMKDLVSYIKYNNFEIKQSKIYSIFDLLYQSYAPVLTKYRSKIKNISKYKSENLMNIIIENILNNEHYNYLDKVLNFPLNHLIQDTSILNEKELKFVQNPLTHIDFLIYNKICKEAVLAVEVDGVAFHENNPIQLERDKLKDLILEKYNIPMIRFATNGSEEEKKLLRKLQEINA; from the coding sequence ATGAATATCGACAAATACTTAATATTGATCAACGATAAGGATAAAACACAAGAGATTGAGAAGATTGATGTTGAAGCAAACAAAATAAAAATTAAATACACTACGAACAATAAAATCTATTTATACAATAAACACAAGGTTTCAATACTACAAGATCCTAAGCCAATTGATCCTAATGCTTATTTGATTTATTTAGGAGAGGTGTGTTTGTTTAATATTTCTAAAATATTAGATTTTAAAACTCATCTGAGAATCTTTCATGATAATGGGAAAGTTTTTACTTACAATAAAGCGAATCTACGTTTTGAAAAAAATGCTCTTATGTATGTAAATACAAAAAATACACTGCTATATTTAAAAGAATTGGCTAAAAGTATAAAAAATGAAGAGAATGATTTTTTAGATAAGCAATATGAAAAGATTGATTATATTAGCGAAGATAGTATCTTTGCAAAATATTTACGACGTGAACCTATCCAAAAAAATAATTTTAATCGGGTAAAAATATTTCCATTTGGATTGAATTTGAGTCAAGAGATGGCGGTAAATCAGGCATTGACGAACCAAATGAGCATTATCGAGGGACCACCAGGCACAGGAAAAACTCAAACTATTTTGAATATCATTGCAAATTTAATGATGAATAATAACACAGTTGCTGTTGTTTCCAACAATAACGCAGCCATTCAAAATATTTTTGATAAGTTAGATGCCAAAGATTTATCTTTTTTTACGGCGATGCTCGGCAATAAAGATAATCAAGAAGCTTTTTTTCTAAATCAAAATGAAGATTATCCTAAAATGCAAAATATTTCTAAAACAGATTTCGTTCTTGAGCAAAAAAAGCTTGAAGAGGATATCGAACATATAAAAACTTTATTACATGCTCACAATCAGCTTGCAAAACTCTCGCAAGAATTAGATTCTCTGCTAATAGAACAAAAATATTTTATGAGATTGTATACCCTCAAAGCTATTAGTATTGATGATGAGCAGTATTTTCTAAATTACACTTTAGAAGAGATAATATCATTCTGGGCTGACTTGGAAGATTTGCAAAGTCAAAACAAAACAGTCAATCTTTTTTTTAAAATCAAGGCTATATGGAAATATAGACTATTTCATTTTTCTATTTATTCGCATCCTATAGATGATATTATTATATTTTTACAAAAATGTTTTTATATTATTAGAGCAAGGACGTTAAACAAGGAGATTTTAGAATTAAAAAACCTTTTGAAGAATTCTAACTTTGAAGCGCTACTCGAACAACATAGAACGAAATCAATGGCATTATTTAAGTCATATTTATCGAAAAGATATGATTATAAAATGAAAAGAACAAGATTTGATAGTGATATTTTGTGGAAAGATTTCAATAGCTTTATCAAAGAATATCCCGTGATTTTAAGTACGACACATTCTTTGAAAAATTGTACAGGAAAAAATTTTTTATACGATTATCTGATTATAGATGAAGCGTCACAGGTTGATATTGTTGCCGGTGGACTTGCCTTGTCTTGTGCCCGAAATGTTGTTGTTGTTGGTGATTTAAAGCAACTGCCTCATATCATACCTCGTGAATTAAAAAATCAGATTGACAGTATTTTTGATCATTATTCTTTAAATCCCTCCTATCATTACGCAAACAATTTACTTTTATCTGTTTCAAAATTATTTAATGAAGTGCCAAGAACATTGTTAAAAGAGCACTATAGGTGCCATCCAAAAATTATAGATTTTTGTAATAAGAAATTTTATAATAACGAGTTAATTATCCTAACAAAAGATACAAAGAAGACGTCTTCGCCTCTGATTTTATATAATACAGCAGAGGGAAATCATGCGAGGGGAAAATATAATCAGCGTCAAATTGATATTATTAAAAACGAAATATTAACACGTTTACATGTTGATAGTTTGGGAATTATTTCGCCTTTTCGCAAGCAAATCGATAAATTATGCGAAGAAATTAATCAAAACGCAAATATCGAAATTGATACAGTGCACAAATACCAAGGAAGAGAAAAAGATGTGATTATTATCACAACAGTTGTTGATCAGGAAAACGAGTTTGCCGATGATCCAAATTTGCTAAATGTAGCTATTTCAAGAGCGAAAGATCAACTTTATGTTGTCATATCTGATGATCAAAAAAATAAAAATATGAAAGATTTGGTTTCTTATATAAAATATAATAATTTTGAGATCAAACAAAGTAAAATTTACTCTATATTTGATCTACTATATCAGAGTTATGCTCCCGTTTTGACAAAGTATCGCTCTAAAATAAAAAATATTTCTAAATACAAATCAGAAAATTTGATGAATATTATAATCGAAAATATATTGAATAATGAGCATTATAATTATTTGGACAAAGTTCTTAATTTCCCGTTGAATCATTTAATCCAAGATACCAGTATCTTAAATGAAAAGGAATTGAAATTTGTACAAAATCCTTTAACTCATATAGATTTTTTGATATATAATAAAATCTGCAAAGAAGCTGTACTGGCGGTCGAAGTAGATGGCGTTGCTTTTCATGAAAATAATCCCATCCAGTTAGAAAGGGATAAATTAAAAGATCTCATTTTAGAAAAATATAATATTCCAATGATACGATTTGCCACCAATGGCAGTGAAGAGGAAAAAAAATTACTTCGCAAGTTACAAGAGATAAATGCTTAA
- a CDS encoding DEAD/DEAH box helicase, whose amino-acid sequence MSFEKLGLVPQLLTTIGELGYTKPTPVQKKVIPLVLEGKDVMATAQTGTGKTAAYALPILQLLSKKQTKEKTKRAIKVLILVPTRELAAQVGDSIEVYGKNLALESCAIFGGVKFAPQIRKLARGIDILVATPGRLLEHIEQGNLNLSKVETLVYDEADRILDMGFWEEIKTLSGMIPKKRQTLLFSVELSKAVKRFSELALNKPIKVEINNQGDLARKVKQTIYICDQDKKAALLSYMIGSRNWHQVLVFTKTKKSADEVGEYLEKSGLKTLILHGDKAHTKRTKALKDFKAGTIRVLVATDIASRGLDIEELPHVINYELPGEAEDYIHRIGRTGRAGNEGEAISLVCKEEKSVLKNIERLLKYGLKVEFFEGYEPKDWVEKEARKNTIQGKIERSTEKRSKTANNVAGMRKKKANDRNAARKATMKKRKEKKAKR is encoded by the coding sequence ATGTCGTTTGAAAAACTAGGCTTAGTGCCGCAATTGCTCACCACTATCGGTGAATTAGGCTATACAAAACCAACACCAGTACAAAAAAAAGTAATCCCTTTGGTCTTAGAGGGAAAAGATGTGATGGCCACAGCACAAACAGGGACGGGCAAAACCGCCGCATACGCACTCCCTATTTTGCAATTACTATCCAAAAAACAGACCAAAGAAAAAACAAAAAGAGCCATCAAAGTCCTCATCTTAGTACCCACGAGAGAGTTGGCGGCACAAGTGGGAGACAGTATTGAGGTTTATGGCAAAAATCTTGCCCTAGAGAGTTGCGCAATTTTTGGTGGCGTCAAATTTGCACCACAAATCAGAAAACTCGCTCGTGGCATCGATATCTTGGTGGCAACACCGGGGCGTTTACTAGAACATATCGAACAGGGAAATCTCAATCTTTCAAAAGTAGAAACCCTCGTCTATGATGAAGCTGATAGAATTTTAGATATGGGATTTTGGGAAGAGATCAAGACGCTCTCTGGCATGATTCCTAAAAAACGCCAAACCTTGCTTTTTTCCGTGGAACTGAGCAAAGCAGTGAAAAGATTCTCAGAACTTGCCTTGAATAAGCCAATCAAAGTGGAAATCAACAATCAAGGCGATTTGGCAAGAAAAGTAAAACAAACGATTTATATATGTGACCAAGATAAAAAAGCTGCATTGTTATCTTACATGATAGGTTCTCGAAATTGGCATCAAGTGTTGGTTTTCACAAAAACGAAAAAAAGTGCTGATGAAGTAGGAGAATACCTTGAGAAAAGTGGCTTAAAAACACTGATTTTGCATGGGGACAAGGCGCACACCAAGCGCACCAAAGCACTCAAAGATTTCAAAGCCGGAACCATTCGTGTCCTCGTCGCCACCGATATCGCTTCTCGAGGTTTGGATATCGAAGAGCTCCCTCATGTCATCAATTATGAGCTCCCAGGAGAGGCAGAAGATTACATCCATCGAATCGGTAGAACCGGTCGAGCGGGCAATGAGGGCGAGGCTATCTCTTTGGTTTGCAAAGAGGAAAAAAGTGTTTTGAAAAATATTGAGCGCCTCCTCAAATATGGACTAAAAGTCGAATTTTTTGAAGGTTATGAGCCCAAAGATTGGGTAGAAAAAGAAGCCAGAAAAAACACCATCCAAGGCAAAATCGAACGAAGTACTGAAAAAAGAAGTAAAACAGCCAACAATGTCGCAGGCATGAGAAAGAAAAAGGCAAACGACAGAAACGCTGCAAGAAAAGCAACCATGAAAAAAAGAAAAGAGAAAAAAGCCAAAAGATAA
- a CDS encoding cation:proton antiporter: MEAHNFFLTLFLILIVARIFGELFARLGVPSVLGELFAGIFLGSSILGIVQPNEILKILAEIGIILLLFEVGIETDFTRLKHAGMRSLIVAVLGVILPFCFGILTAFYLFGLSFDIALFIGGTLTATSIGITLRVLRDIHMEKTNIAQIVIGAAVIDDIIGIILLVFIYDFSISRQADFSHTISVAGMILMFLILAPIFAKALSFLIHKFHGKELVPGYIPTIIISLILLLSYLSHLVGAPAILGSFAAGIALSRRFFLPFGSFLGANELLLEDVKKNMKPIIQIFTPIFFVMVGLSVNLRVIDFTSTSFWIMGLSFISIAFISKFLGAFFIIQKCAKNNALIGISMIPRGEVGLIFAEMGRVSGILPNEIYAMLIFVIIITTIVPPFLLKIYFKGECV, from the coding sequence ATGGAAGCACATAATTTTTTCTTAACCCTTTTCTTGATTTTGATAGTAGCTAGAATTTTTGGTGAACTCTTTGCTAGGCTTGGTGTGCCTTCTGTTCTTGGTGAGCTTTTTGCCGGGATATTTCTCGGGTCGTCTATTTTGGGCATCGTACAACCCAATGAAATATTGAAAATATTAGCAGAAATCGGCATCATCTTGCTTCTATTTGAAGTCGGAATCGAAACAGATTTTACACGATTAAAACATGCGGGGATGCGCTCATTAATCGTCGCGGTACTGGGTGTTATCTTGCCTTTTTGTTTTGGAATTTTGACTGCTTTTTATCTTTTTGGATTATCATTTGACATCGCTTTGTTTATCGGGGGAACTCTCACCGCGACGAGTATTGGAATCACGCTACGCGTACTAAGAGACATCCACATGGAAAAGACAAATATCGCACAAATCGTCATCGGAGCTGCGGTAATCGATGATATTATTGGAATTATTTTATTGGTCTTTATTTATGACTTTTCAATCTCTCGTCAAGCAGATTTTAGTCACACCATCTCCGTGGCGGGCATGATACTCATGTTTTTAATCCTAGCGCCAATCTTTGCTAAAGCACTCTCCTTTTTGATACATAAATTTCATGGAAAAGAACTGGTCCCTGGATATATTCCTACGATTATCATCTCACTGATATTGCTATTGTCGTATCTGTCACATTTAGTCGGAGCACCGGCAATCTTAGGTTCTTTTGCAGCCGGAATCGCACTTTCTCGCCGGTTTTTCTTGCCTTTTGGCTCATTTTTGGGAGCGAATGAATTGCTGCTTGAGGATGTGAAGAAAAACATGAAACCAATCATTCAAATCTTCACACCAATATTTTTTGTGATGGTGGGTCTATCTGTCAATCTCAGAGTTATAGATTTTACTTCCACCTCCTTTTGGATTATGGGACTCTCATTTATCTCGATTGCATTTATTTCAAAATTTCTAGGTGCTTTTTTCATCATACAAAAATGTGCAAAGAATAATGCGCTAATCGGTATATCGATGATACCAAGAGGTGAAGTCGGTCTCATCTTTGCGGAGATGGGAAGGGTCAGTGGGATACTCCCTAATGAGATCTATGCGATGCTTATATTTGTCATCATTATCACGACGATTGTGCCGCCATTTTTACTCAAAATATATTTTAAAGGTGAATGCGTTTAG
- the trhA gene encoding PAQR family membrane homeostasis protein TrhA yields the protein MRTKRNRRDYLSLKKDQTFFETNINNFSITEEIWHAISHGIGLLFSIAGLVILVIIAAYHSNATGITASAIYGATLIIMYGSSTFYHAARKRKVKKILQIFDHASIYFLIAGTYTPITLITLHGPWGWSLFGINWAIAAFGVALKFLYPRRFEMLSLILYVIMGWLIIVAVNPIVHAMPIGGLLLMLLGGLFYTFGIIFYVKDEKHFFHTIWHFFVLAGSISHYFMVLFYIILQ from the coding sequence TTGCGCACTAAACGGAATCGACGGGATTATCTTTCTTTAAAAAAAGACCAAACCTTTTTTGAGACAAATATCAATAATTTTTCTATCACAGAAGAGATTTGGCATGCCATAAGCCATGGCATTGGTCTGTTATTTAGTATCGCAGGCTTAGTCATATTGGTCATCATAGCGGCCTATCATTCCAATGCGACTGGCATCACTGCATCGGCGATATATGGTGCGACTTTGATTATCATGTATGGTTCTTCTACCTTTTATCATGCGGCCAGGAAAAGAAAGGTAAAGAAAATTTTACAAATCTTTGACCACGCTTCTATCTACTTTTTGATTGCAGGAACCTATACGCCCATCACACTTATCACGCTTCACGGACCTTGGGGCTGGAGCCTTTTTGGTATCAATTGGGCGATTGCGGCCTTTGGTGTGGCGTTAAAATTTCTCTATCCTAGACGATTTGAAATGCTTTCGTTGATTTTGTATGTTATCATGGGATGGTTGATTATCGTAGCGGTCAATCCTATTGTCCATGCGATGCCAATAGGCGGATTACTACTGATGCTCTTAGGGGGATTGTTTTATACCTTTGGTATCATTTTTTATGTCAAGGATGAAAAACATTTTTTCCATACAATCTGGCACTTTTTTGTACTCGCAGGCAGTATCTCGCACTACTTCATGGTACTGTTTTATATTATTTTACAATAG
- a CDS encoding PP0621 family protein, with protein MIMKWLLFAAIAWFIYIVFFKASRTKSVPPKNDKKKKIDGDTMIECAKCSVFVSEKDAIIKDGKFYCSKECAGLK; from the coding sequence ATGATTATGAAATGGTTACTCTTTGCAGCAATTGCATGGTTTATATATATAGTGTTTTTTAAAGCATCAAGGACAAAATCTGTCCCTCCAAAAAATGATAAAAAGAAAAAAATAGATGGGGACACCATGATAGAATGTGCAAAGTGTTCGGTTTTTGTCAGTGAAAAAGATGCCATCATCAAAGATGGTAAATTTTACTGTTCTAAAGAGTGTGCCGGTCTCAAATAA